In Runella sp. SP2, the genomic window ATGTCGTATCGGCATTGCAAAGCGGAGGCGGCAAATTGGCTGGTATCCTCAAAACCCTTTCAGAACGCGAAGGGTAATTCAAGTACTACATTTGAAAATTTGAGAATTAGTCAATGGACATTTTCAAATCTTCAGATTACTAAATTTTCAAATTCAAAAAAACTCGTAACAAATTTTAACATTACAATAAAATGGCAGATTTGAAAGCATTCGCAGAACAGCTTGTTAATCTTACAGTAAAGGAAGTAAATGAACTTGCTGCAATCTTGAAAGATGAGTACGGTATCGAACCAGCAGCAGCAGCTCCAGTAATGGTAGCAGCAGGTGGCGGTGGTGATGCAGCTCCAGTTGTAGAAGAAAAAACAGCTTTTGATGTAATCTTGAAATCAGGCGGTGCTGCTAAATTGCAAGTTGTTAAACTTGTAAAAGACTTGACAGGTCTTGGCTTGAAAGAAGCTAAAGAATTGGTTGACGGCGCTCCAAAACCATTGAAAGAAGGTATTGCTAAAGACGAAGCAGAAGCTTTGAAAAAGCAATTGGAAGAAGCTGGTGCTGAAGTAGAAATTAAGTAATTTCTGCGCTTAGCGCTCCCAAAAC contains:
- the rplL gene encoding 50S ribosomal protein L7/L12, whose product is MADLKAFAEQLVNLTVKEVNELAAILKDEYGIEPAAAAPVMVAAGGGGDAAPVVEEKTAFDVILKSGGAAKLQVVKLVKDLTGLGLKEAKELVDGAPKPLKEGIAKDEAEALKKQLEEAGAEVEIK